In Sphingobacterium zeae, one genomic interval encodes:
- a CDS encoding colicin D domain-containing protein, with product MKQTKSWLFLMILFVLALAIIYARLITPLMVLSSHEKVAVPHTILLFFVANTNAANSGFFGARELVAAKGVGNSNVLLNTSKQLQTKFKHASDFGVVGNYNKVNAAKFSSALNQHINGSGTQIIQGAYGNSNNPVTFYLNP from the coding sequence ATGAAGCAAACTAAAAGTTGGCTATTCTTAATGATCTTGTTTGTATTAGCTTTAGCGATCATTTATGCCAGGTTAATTACTCCATTAATGGTACTTAGCAGCCATGAAAAAGTGGCCGTACCTCATACAATACTGTTGTTCTTTGTAGCGAATACAAACGCTGCGAACAGTGGTTTTTTTGGTGCAAGGGAATTAGTTGCCGCTAAGGGGGTAGGGAATAGTAACGTTCTTTTAAATACTTCAAAGCAACTGCAAACCAAGTTTAAGCATGCAAGCGACTTTGGTGTAGTGGGTAATTATAACAAGGTAAATGCAGCAAAATTTAGCTCGGCATTAAATCAACATATTAATGGATCAGGAACGCAAATAATTCAAGGGGCATATGGGAATTCAAACAATCCTGTAACCTTTTATTTAAATCCATAA
- a CDS encoding leucine-rich repeat domain-containing protein: MKKYIIVFSLSLLTLSVSAQKKKKKEVPPPAVNPIPEAQRVIEQAGTSESMEAGMITMPMRAANQVRIKKTDGQELTLENFEELLNTDLSQIQTLSLSSSISGKKLDSGILQKVVDEGGQLEELEINNLTITRFPEIKTVHPTLKRITLSKNELSTLPENISNLTALEEFDCNNPLTTLPASFAQLKNLKQLGLNGNLFTAFPKEIFSLGKLNFLSLSGHYKSETKLNDLPDLFEQLPELKQIGIENAGLTTLPKSIATLKNLEKANFSFNQFTSFPAALQNNPKLVYVPFTNNPLQWEPFLASVKKIKWSGLFFLNDTGLTKKQYEQVQQILSKTDVYYDEMND; this comes from the coding sequence ATGAAAAAATATATTATCGTATTCAGCTTATCCTTACTTACGCTAAGCGTTTCAGCACAAAAGAAAAAGAAAAAAGAAGTACCGCCGCCAGCGGTAAACCCCATTCCCGAAGCACAAAGAGTAATCGAACAGGCGGGTACTTCGGAAAGTATGGAAGCCGGCATGATAACCATGCCCATGCGGGCGGCCAATCAGGTGCGCATCAAAAAGACAGATGGGCAAGAACTGACGTTGGAGAACTTCGAAGAACTGTTGAACACCGATCTTTCGCAGATCCAAACCTTATCGCTGAGTTCTTCCATCTCAGGAAAGAAGCTCGACAGCGGCATCCTACAAAAGGTGGTTGATGAAGGCGGCCAGTTGGAAGAATTGGAAATCAACAACCTGACTATCACTCGCTTTCCTGAGATCAAAACTGTCCACCCCACGCTGAAAAGAATCACATTAAGCAAAAATGAGCTCAGCACATTGCCGGAAAACATTTCAAACCTCACAGCACTGGAAGAGTTCGACTGCAACAACCCCTTGACGACTTTGCCTGCATCCTTTGCACAACTCAAGAATTTAAAACAATTGGGGTTAAATGGTAATCTATTTACCGCTTTTCCCAAAGAAATTTTTAGTCTTGGCAAACTGAACTTCCTATCCCTTTCTGGCCATTATAAAAGTGAAACTAAGCTGAACGATCTGCCCGATTTATTTGAGCAGTTGCCCGAATTAAAACAAATCGGTATCGAAAACGCGGGGTTGACTACGCTACCAAAATCTATTGCTACCCTTAAAAATTTAGAGAAGGCCAATTTTTCATTCAACCAGTTTACCAGCTTCCCTGCAGCCCTACAAAACAATCCCAAACTGGTCTATGTACCATTTACGAATAATCCCCTTCAATGGGAACCATTCTTGGCTTCTGTAAAAAAAATCAAGTGGAGCGGTCTTTTCTTCTTGAACGATACAGGATTGACAAAGAAGCAGTATGAGCAGGTACAGCAGATCCTAAGCAAAACCGATGTTTATTATGATGAAATGAATGACTAA
- a CDS encoding helix-turn-helix transcriptional regulator, which produces MIKLIFGGEKICNSGILKFTLAMDGLEKVLLNNAHLQESWSLVEQVAREMADTPPHYVFDIRTFSNQSFQFRQKTMKQYSSRMNVSEIVLPQGMHMMHSELTSTSDGYLCIDNAAPYIHVFFALNSDRQYYVDGELLGSCSPGHVQSYLFAAPQIIGLWHRRPAESFFEINIPISLFESYLPVDSSFRLKLRSLTEKSQTGILFDESRLISAQQKEIIAELLDTEMDKEWKSLYCFGKVLELLARTFDQQKVKGIALPIDNNLSPEMKKLMIKAKEIVESRLTDPPSLAQLSAELGTNENYLKKYFKLCYGTTIYGYVTASRMQKAKRLLAKGDRPINEISRFLGYSNPAHFSASFKKHFGVKPKFVQQASMNPS; this is translated from the coding sequence ATGATTAAACTTATATTTGGCGGAGAAAAAATATGCAATTCGGGAATTTTAAAGTTTACCCTGGCTATGGATGGTTTAGAAAAAGTACTTCTCAATAATGCACATCTGCAGGAATCATGGTCTTTGGTTGAGCAAGTTGCGCGCGAAATGGCCGACACGCCGCCTCATTACGTGTTTGATATCCGCACATTTAGCAATCAGTCTTTCCAATTTCGCCAAAAGACGATGAAACAGTATTCATCACGGATGAATGTCTCCGAGATTGTCCTGCCGCAGGGTATGCATATGATGCATTCGGAACTGACATCTACAAGTGATGGCTATCTCTGTATTGATAATGCTGCACCGTATATTCATGTTTTTTTCGCGTTAAATAGTGACCGGCAGTACTACGTAGATGGTGAACTATTAGGCAGCTGTTCACCGGGGCATGTTCAAAGTTACCTGTTTGCAGCACCTCAGATTATTGGCTTATGGCATCGCCGCCCGGCAGAAAGCTTTTTTGAAATCAATATACCGATTTCTTTATTCGAATCCTATTTGCCCGTAGATAGCTCTTTTCGGCTTAAGTTGCGTAGTCTTACGGAAAAGTCACAGACGGGCATTCTCTTTGACGAGTCCAGATTGATCAGTGCGCAACAGAAGGAAATTATTGCTGAACTACTCGATACGGAGATGGACAAAGAATGGAAATCACTGTATTGTTTTGGTAAGGTTCTGGAGCTATTGGCGCGGACATTTGATCAGCAGAAGGTTAAAGGCATTGCGCTTCCAATTGATAATAACCTCAGCCCTGAAATGAAAAAACTAATGATTAAAGCAAAAGAAATAGTAGAGAGCAGATTAACAGATCCACCATCGTTAGCACAGTTGTCTGCCGAATTGGGAACGAATGAAAACTATTTAAAGAAATATTTCAAACTTTGCTACGGGACCACTATTTATGGCTATGTCACAGCGAGTAGAATGCAAAAAGCGAAGCGCTTGCTTGCAAAGGGCGATCGGCCAATAAATGAAATTTCACGCTTTTTAGGCTATAGCAATCCTGCCCATTTCTCAGCAAGCTTCAAAAAGCATTTTGGGGTGAAACCCAAATTTGTACAGCAAGCTTCTATGAATCCCTCGTAA
- a CDS encoding hybrid sensor histidine kinase/response regulator transcription factor, protein MLCTKADAQGKSYFFNNRGIKNGLSNGRVIAMAEDQNGFIWFGTASGLNRFDGYDFKVFLHNEQDSTSINDNYIDKIVKGPLHSLWIYTPKGWNRYNAANEQFESRPKRWLAQLGLPHEWFKTIVTDSRGNFWFIYPGEGIYKYLIREKKSQLLNSQNSSRPLYSNAVSSLAFDSRQQSWIVYADGTVDVRRDSDNQLVRRLHVPASNGEQGYQLFIDAQDDAWIYVPGKANAVYWLSAADNRWLTLDRKVGQLQLNNDIVNGIVQDDRGNIWIATDHGGINLVNKQKRTISYISNDFGTKEILPGNAIQSLLKDASGTIWMGTFKAGINSYSETKSSFPQYRHDPNNLKSLPFDDVNCFAEDRRGNLWIGTNGRGLLYYDRAAKTFTKYLQTDNGSGPSSNIIASLYVDRDNKLWIGTYFGGLNSYDGQRFTYYRHDSKRAGSLSEDNVWEIFEDRERRLWVGTLNKGLQLLDRTTNSFVDYRYNHPFNFSVNAIMEDRNGNLWVGGSAGIELYDRNRKLLQHFSYQQGAANSLCNTTVLDVIEDAKGFIWIATRDGLSIYDPQQKKFFKYHKADGLPHQTILRLIMDHQHTIWASTPNGLSRISPQYVNGGLKLSFRNYDETDGLQGNVFNDDAAFVTKAGELIFGGSNGFNLFFPPNDPIRGHRYPLLFTDLQLFNNSVRVGEQYDGNLILSESISSTHKLALKYNQNAFAIQFAALNFVNAGKINYSYRMQGLHDQWVSVDGNSRKISFTGLAPGKYTLVVRAEESGAADPVYAKLDIEIRPPFWASAWAYGFYGLVIVLGLVWGRYRIISRTRLKFKQEQQEQEQLRRQELDAMKIHFFTNVSHELKTPLSLILTPVEKLLDQPYSENEQRQFKLIHRNARRLLNFVDQLLDFRKLELGELHLHKKNLRIFGLCKEVYDSFLDLAEKRQVQFAFETLGEDVWAALDPDKMERILFNLLTNAFKFTPQGGRVTLSVDTQSGDRLEIRVSDTGIGIAADRLEKIFERFFQNELPKHMINQGSGIGLAISREFAKLHKGTLHAESEVGQGSTFVLQLPLQDIQDRNEAVSDDVLAEDIGSALSMQKTVLLVEDNDDYRSYMKEFLQPYFQVIVASNGKEGWQKALAEHPDLIVSDLNMPEMNGAELCQKIKTDKRTAFIPFILLTVVNSEQRQLQALEMGANDYITKPFRMEMLVSKMKNLLAQQDRFKETYQKQVSVAPSELDTASLDNEWITKVLAYVEANMGNSNLSVQGLGEAFALGRATLYRRIFDLTGKTPVEFIRSIRLQRAQHMLETGQWSIAEIAYQVGFTDPKYFTKVFREECGITPSAYQEKHRQKL, encoded by the coding sequence ATGCTGTGCACAAAAGCGGATGCGCAGGGAAAAAGCTATTTCTTTAACAATAGGGGCATCAAAAACGGTCTTTCCAATGGTCGGGTGATTGCTATGGCCGAAGACCAAAATGGTTTCATATGGTTTGGTACGGCTTCAGGATTGAATCGCTTCGACGGCTATGACTTTAAAGTTTTTCTACACAACGAGCAGGATAGCACCAGTATCAACGATAATTATATCGATAAAATAGTCAAAGGACCGCTCCATTCGCTATGGATCTATACACCAAAGGGCTGGAACAGATACAATGCAGCCAACGAACAATTTGAATCCAGGCCAAAACGTTGGCTCGCCCAGCTCGGTTTGCCGCACGAGTGGTTCAAGACAATCGTTACCGATAGCCGTGGGAATTTCTGGTTTATCTATCCGGGCGAAGGGATTTATAAATACCTCATCCGGGAGAAAAAGTCGCAGCTCTTAAATTCGCAAAACAGCAGCCGACCGCTTTACAGCAATGCGGTGTCATCACTTGCATTTGATTCCAGACAGCAGAGCTGGATAGTGTATGCAGATGGAACAGTCGACGTACGACGGGATTCGGATAATCAATTGGTCAGAAGGCTTCATGTGCCTGCAAGTAATGGCGAGCAAGGCTATCAACTTTTTATAGATGCACAGGATGATGCCTGGATCTATGTGCCCGGTAAGGCGAATGCAGTTTATTGGCTTTCTGCCGCAGATAACAGATGGCTGACACTGGATCGAAAAGTCGGTCAGCTTCAACTCAATAACGATATCGTTAACGGCATCGTGCAGGACGATAGGGGCAACATATGGATTGCTACAGATCACGGTGGAATTAACCTCGTTAATAAACAAAAGAGAACCATTAGTTATATCTCGAATGATTTTGGTACAAAAGAAATTTTGCCGGGAAATGCGATACAGTCGTTGTTAAAGGATGCGTCAGGAACAATCTGGATGGGGACCTTCAAAGCGGGAATTAATTCTTACAGCGAGACAAAGTCTTCGTTTCCGCAATACCGTCACGATCCGAATAACCTAAAGAGTTTACCTTTTGACGATGTGAATTGTTTTGCCGAGGATAGACGCGGCAATCTATGGATCGGTACCAATGGGCGGGGTTTACTCTATTACGATCGGGCAGCGAAAACGTTTACAAAATATCTGCAAACGGATAACGGAAGCGGCCCTTCAAGCAATATTATTGCGAGCTTATATGTAGACCGCGACAATAAGCTGTGGATCGGTACTTATTTCGGCGGCCTGAATAGTTACGACGGCCAGCGTTTTACCTACTATCGGCACGATAGCAAGCGTGCGGGAAGTTTATCGGAAGATAACGTTTGGGAGATATTTGAAGATCGCGAACGACGCTTATGGGTGGGGACATTAAACAAGGGACTGCAGCTTCTAGACCGGACAACGAATAGTTTTGTGGATTACCGCTACAATCATCCCTTTAACTTTTCGGTCAATGCCATCATGGAGGACCGGAATGGAAACCTGTGGGTAGGTGGTTCGGCCGGTATTGAACTGTATGATCGGAATCGAAAATTGTTGCAGCATTTTAGCTATCAGCAAGGTGCAGCAAATAGCTTGTGTAATACCACGGTACTGGATGTCATCGAGGATGCAAAGGGATTCATTTGGATAGCCACGCGGGACGGCCTGTCGATTTACGATCCGCAGCAGAAGAAGTTTTTCAAATACCACAAAGCCGATGGCTTGCCCCACCAGACCATCTTGCGCCTGATCATGGACCATCAGCACACCATCTGGGCAAGTACGCCCAACGGCCTGTCCAGGATCTCACCGCAGTATGTAAACGGTGGACTAAAATTATCCTTTCGGAATTACGACGAAACGGATGGATTGCAGGGCAATGTGTTCAATGACGACGCTGCATTTGTGACAAAAGCGGGTGAATTGATTTTTGGCGGCAGCAATGGGTTTAACCTGTTCTTTCCGCCCAATGACCCTATCCGGGGGCATCGTTATCCGTTGCTGTTTACTGACTTGCAGCTGTTCAATAACAGTGTGCGCGTGGGGGAGCAATATGATGGCAACCTGATTCTGTCGGAGAGTATATCCTCCACCCATAAACTGGCTTTAAAATACAATCAGAATGCGTTTGCTATCCAATTTGCAGCACTCAATTTTGTCAATGCCGGAAAAATAAACTACAGCTACCGGATGCAGGGGCTACATGACCAGTGGGTAAGTGTGGATGGGAACAGCCGAAAAATAAGTTTTACGGGATTAGCACCCGGAAAATATACGCTCGTGGTGCGTGCCGAAGAAAGTGGTGCTGCCGATCCAGTATACGCCAAGCTGGATATTGAGATTAGGCCTCCTTTTTGGGCGAGTGCCTGGGCATATGGTTTTTATGGCTTGGTCATCGTACTGGGACTGGTATGGGGGCGTTATCGGATCATCAGCCGTACCCGCCTGAAATTTAAGCAAGAACAGCAGGAACAGGAGCAGCTGCGTAGGCAGGAGCTGGATGCGATGAAGATCCACTTTTTTACCAATGTTAGCCATGAGCTTAAAACTCCGCTGTCCTTGATCCTGACACCAGTAGAAAAATTGTTGGATCAGCCTTATTCCGAAAATGAGCAACGGCAATTCAAATTGATCCACCGAAATGCTCGGCGCCTGCTCAATTTCGTTGATCAGCTGCTGGATTTCCGGAAACTGGAGCTTGGTGAGTTGCATCTGCATAAAAAGAACCTCCGGATTTTTGGGCTTTGTAAAGAGGTCTACGATTCATTTCTCGATCTGGCTGAAAAACGTCAGGTGCAGTTCGCCTTCGAAACCTTGGGCGAGGATGTTTGGGCAGCCCTGGATCCGGATAAAATGGAGCGCATACTCTTCAACCTGTTGACCAATGCCTTCAAATTTACACCCCAGGGGGGGCGTGTGACGCTCTCCGTTGATACGCAGTCTGGTGATCGACTCGAAATCCGCGTCAGCGATACGGGGATAGGTATTGCTGCCGATAGGTTGGAAAAGATCTTTGAACGTTTTTTTCAGAACGAACTGCCCAAACATATGATCAACCAGGGAAGTGGTATTGGACTGGCCATCAGCCGGGAGTTTGCCAAGCTGCATAAGGGTACCCTGCATGCTGAAAGCGAAGTCGGACAGGGAAGTACATTTGTGCTGCAATTGCCGTTGCAAGATATCCAGGATCGGAATGAAGCAGTGTCCGATGATGTACTAGCGGAAGACATAGGCTCCGCTCTTTCGATGCAAAAAACCGTACTGTTGGTGGAAGACAACGACGACTACCGCAGTTACATGAAGGAATTTCTCCAGCCGTATTTTCAGGTTATTGTGGCCTCCAACGGAAAGGAAGGCTGGCAGAAGGCCCTTGCAGAGCATCCCGATCTGATCGTCAGCGATCTCAATATGCCCGAAATGAATGGTGCGGAGCTCTGCCAGAAGATTAAGACAGACAAACGGACGGCTTTTATTCCTTTTATCCTGCTGACTGTCGTCAATTCCGAGCAGCGGCAGCTCCAGGCCCTCGAAATGGGAGCCAACGATTACATCACCAAGCCGTTCCGCATGGAAATGCTGGTTTCAAAAATGAAAAATCTACTCGCTCAGCAGGATCGCTTTAAGGAAACCTATCAAAAGCAGGTTTCAGTAGCCCCCAGTGAGCTGGACACGGCTTCACTCGATAATGAGTGGATCACAAAAGTGCTGGCCTACGTGGAGGCTAACATGGGCAATTCGAACCTCTCCGTGCAGGGACTTGGTGAGGCATTTGCCTTGGGCAGAGCGACCTTGTACCGGCGGATTTTTGACTTGACCGGCAAAACACCAGTGGAATTTATCCGGAGCATCCGTTTGCAACGGGCGCAGCATATGCTCGAGACCGGACAGTGGTCTATCGCTGAAATTGCCTACCAAGTGGGCTTTACTGATCCCAAATATTTCACCAAAGTTTTTCGTGAAGAATGCGGGATTACACCATCTGCCTATCAGGAAAAACACCGCCAGAAGCTTTAA
- a CDS encoding TonB-dependent receptor — MRKIPMLVAAIWSLQLPLSHAQEKQLFNGTVLDEYNTPLAGATITVLKTNQHTATDHHGQFILPTLSKGTYDIRINAIGYKTIKQKILIDPAHPFTMTFPMFRAEEALQTVEIYGRKEKSYRNTQSFIGSKTETKLRDLPQSVSYATKELIADQGLMRVGEIVKNFSGVNQFTFYDDITIRGFRINGGSNTQLVNGMRTTTGFWKQPLANYLERVEVLKGPSSALFGNASPGGVVNRVTKKPLDEARKSLQFSVGSFNNLRALADFTGPMTSDKTLLYRLNIGYENAQSFRDLQFDKNLVLAPSFSFIPSENTRINFDMVYNDSKSRLDRGQSVFANGDLYSTPISQSMSTANDFLNEQTYMVTASLNHRFTDKLSFNASYMKTGYAEDLSEHRSANAYAVDGKGANIENMVARQVFIRNKKRFVDNITAFFNYNVNTGVLSHKLIAGYDYAQEVLPVGGSQLTASGYRNKDNTGSIAKFDPKMINNYLLDKNGNPVPNVSSFDLSNPLISQELQDESKYFFAPASTATTSVAPTYYHLNALYVQDQLTLGPLQLLLGLRYENYKDIANYKTDQAENVHQDVLLPRFGAVYTINPQINLYGTYVKGYNPQTASALANPNAGGPFDPLENDMTEFGLKTAWLDGKLQASTAIYQINQKNTLYPAPTAANAELMEQIGKERSKGIEFDIQGQILPYWSIIASYAYNDARITKGGNNEELNKQKPNAPRNTANIWTRFSIPSGKAKGLGIGVGANYVDKRNLSIKQYQSVPSYSLLNAALYYSIGKVQLQANFNNITNKTHWVGGYDYIRLFPGAPRNFLLTLGYTF; from the coding sequence ATGCGAAAAATACCTATGCTTGTCGCAGCCATATGGAGTTTACAACTCCCCCTTAGCCATGCGCAAGAAAAACAGTTATTCAACGGAACAGTTTTGGATGAATACAATACTCCCCTTGCTGGTGCTACAATTACGGTACTTAAAACCAACCAGCATACCGCAACGGACCATCACGGACAATTTATATTGCCTACCTTAAGCAAAGGAACCTATGATATCCGAATTAATGCCATCGGTTACAAAACGATCAAACAGAAAATATTGATTGATCCGGCACATCCCTTTACCATGACATTTCCCATGTTCCGTGCAGAGGAAGCGCTGCAAACGGTGGAAATTTACGGGCGCAAAGAAAAGTCCTATCGAAACACGCAGTCCTTTATCGGCAGTAAGACCGAAACCAAATTACGCGACCTCCCGCAGTCAGTTTCGTATGCGACTAAAGAGCTCATTGCCGACCAAGGGTTGATGCGTGTAGGCGAAATTGTTAAAAATTTCAGTGGTGTCAATCAGTTTACCTTTTACGACGATATTACGATCCGGGGCTTTCGGATCAATGGTGGGTCCAACACCCAGCTTGTCAACGGGATGCGTACCACAACAGGATTCTGGAAACAGCCGCTGGCCAATTACCTGGAACGGGTAGAAGTATTGAAAGGCCCATCGTCAGCCCTATTTGGGAATGCGAGCCCCGGCGGTGTCGTCAATCGTGTCACAAAAAAGCCGTTAGACGAGGCACGCAAATCGCTGCAGTTCTCGGTGGGAAGCTTCAACAACCTCCGTGCCCTGGCGGACTTCACAGGGCCTATGACATCCGATAAAACGTTGCTTTACCGCCTCAACATCGGTTATGAAAACGCACAAAGTTTTCGGGATCTGCAGTTTGACAAAAACTTGGTGCTGGCACCATCGTTTTCCTTTATTCCCTCAGAAAACACCCGTATCAATTTTGATATGGTCTATAACGATTCCAAGTCGAGACTCGACCGGGGACAATCTGTCTTTGCCAACGGTGATCTGTATTCAACGCCTATTAGCCAATCCATGAGTACGGCCAATGATTTTCTGAACGAACAAACCTATATGGTCACTGCCTCATTGAATCACCGTTTCACTGATAAATTGAGTTTCAATGCATCTTACATGAAAACAGGCTACGCCGAGGATCTTTCAGAACACCGCTCGGCCAATGCATATGCTGTAGATGGCAAAGGAGCCAATATTGAGAACATGGTGGCGAGGCAGGTTTTCATCCGAAACAAAAAACGATTTGTCGATAACATCACCGCTTTCTTCAATTACAACGTCAATACAGGTGTGCTATCCCACAAACTCATTGCCGGCTATGACTACGCGCAGGAGGTATTACCTGTGGGCGGTTCGCAGCTGACAGCGAGCGGTTACAGAAATAAAGATAATACAGGCAGCATTGCTAAATTTGATCCTAAAATGATCAATAATTATTTACTTGACAAAAATGGCAATCCGGTGCCCAATGTATCTAGCTTTGATCTCAGCAACCCGCTAATAAGTCAAGAGTTGCAGGACGAAAGCAAATATTTTTTTGCACCGGCATCCACTGCCACTACATCAGTTGCTCCTACCTACTATCATCTGAATGCATTGTATGTGCAGGATCAGCTCACTCTGGGACCGCTTCAATTATTGCTGGGATTACGGTATGAGAATTACAAGGATATTGCCAATTATAAAACAGATCAGGCCGAGAATGTACACCAAGATGTCCTTCTGCCACGCTTTGGCGCAGTATATACCATCAATCCGCAGATTAATCTATACGGAACCTACGTCAAAGGCTATAACCCACAAACGGCTTCGGCACTGGCAAATCCAAATGCAGGCGGGCCATTCGATCCGCTCGAAAATGATATGACGGAGTTTGGATTAAAAACCGCCTGGTTGGATGGAAAATTACAGGCGAGCACAGCCATATATCAGATCAACCAGAAGAACACGCTTTACCCTGCGCCTACCGCCGCAAATGCCGAATTGATGGAACAAATCGGAAAGGAAAGATCCAAAGGGATCGAGTTTGACATTCAGGGTCAGATCCTTCCGTATTGGAGTATTATCGCTTCTTATGCTTACAACGACGCCAGAATTACCAAAGGCGGGAATAACGAAGAACTGAACAAACAAAAGCCCAATGCGCCTCGGAATACCGCGAATATCTGGACCAGATTTTCTATTCCCTCCGGCAAAGCCAAAGGCTTGGGAATCGGCGTCGGCGCCAACTACGTAGACAAGCGAAACCTTTCCATTAAACAATACCAGTCGGTACCCTCATACAGTTTATTGAATGCTGCTTTGTACTATTCCATTGGTAAGGTGCAGCTGCAGGCCAACTTTAATAATATCACCAATAAAACCCATTGGGTAGGTGGTTACGATTACATCCGTCTATTCCCAGGTGCACCACGTAATTTCCTATTGACACTCGGCTATACCTTTTAA
- a CDS encoding PepSY-associated TM helix domain-containing protein — protein MTLKKTILFLHRWIGLLSGLVVFIVSITGAIYVFEKELFALFHPSYVTVTAHKGEKTLPLSILKANAQRVTDHPITLIRVPARDDQRQIYLFEALKRRPKNDIVGVFINKEIRYWDRIFVDPYSGKVLGKIDVETNFFWIVRQIHQFLYLRRDVGSTIVGTSVLLFIITLLSGIFLWWPKNRKVAVKRLKINFSAKWKRLNYDLHQVLGFYAFFVAIVIAATGLVWSFKWWETSIYWLLDGKRPNKKHEEPKAPENTIDAASEASLDLIWSDVVKSYGAHEGALVNIPQNASVANVTVYKKGNTWWSASDTYTYDLRSEKCSFQRLQNDKTLGMKWRDSNYDIHVGKIAGRTGMWIAFVTSLICASLPVTGFYIWYGRKFKKKKKQRS, from the coding sequence ATGACTTTAAAAAAGACGATCTTGTTTTTACACCGCTGGATAGGATTATTGTCCGGTCTGGTGGTTTTTATTGTGAGCATTACAGGCGCTATTTATGTATTTGAGAAGGAACTATTTGCCCTTTTTCATCCAAGTTATGTGACGGTAACGGCACACAAAGGCGAGAAAACACTTCCCCTTTCCATCTTGAAGGCAAATGCACAGCGGGTCACCGATCATCCCATTACCCTTATCCGTGTGCCTGCTAGAGATGATCAGCGACAAATTTATCTATTTGAAGCCCTTAAGCGTCGTCCAAAGAACGATATCGTCGGCGTATTCATCAACAAAGAAATCCGCTATTGGGACCGTATTTTTGTAGACCCCTACAGCGGAAAGGTTTTAGGTAAAATAGATGTCGAAACTAATTTCTTCTGGATTGTCAGGCAGATCCATCAATTCTTATATCTGAGGCGCGATGTGGGCAGCACCATCGTAGGTACCAGCGTCTTGCTGTTTATCATTACGTTACTCTCGGGTATTTTCCTTTGGTGGCCCAAAAACCGTAAAGTCGCTGTTAAACGCCTCAAGATTAATTTTAGTGCTAAATGGAAACGCCTAAACTACGATCTTCACCAAGTACTTGGCTTTTACGCTTTCTTCGTTGCTATCGTCATTGCGGCAACGGGTTTAGTTTGGTCCTTCAAATGGTGGGAAACCAGTATTTACTGGTTGCTGGATGGTAAGCGGCCCAATAAGAAACACGAAGAGCCAAAAGCTCCAGAAAATACAATAGATGCCGCCAGTGAGGCCTCGCTAGATCTGATATGGTCTGATGTTGTGAAAAGTTATGGCGCGCATGAAGGTGCTTTGGTCAATATCCCACAAAATGCTTCAGTAGCCAATGTTACTGTCTATAAAAAAGGAAATACTTGGTGGTCGGCTTCTGATACCTATACCTATGATCTTCGTAGTGAAAAGTGCTCTTTCCAGCGGCTGCAAAATGATAAAACATTGGGTATGAAGTGGCGCGATTCCAACTATGATATCCATGTCGGAAAAATTGCCGGGCGTACAGGCATGTGGATCGCATTTGTGACCAGCTTAATCTGTGCCTCCCTGCCGGTAACAGGCTTTTATATCTGGTATGGTAGAAAGTTTAAGAAGAAGAAGAAACAGCGTAGTTAA
- a CDS encoding colicin immunity domain-containing protein produces MVTGIKLLDKINLQRYIYLISIFLSNKITASVFVEHFLQIRREDTYWLTSSFDAEVNHIMDEIFLNIDEYNPEEFYDPNDNFNISENELRKRLDSKLSVLNMLIS; encoded by the coding sequence ATGGTAACAGGTATAAAACTTTTAGATAAAATAAATTTACAGAGGTACATTTATCTTATTAGCATTTTTCTGTCTAATAAAATTACGGCTTCTGTTTTTGTTGAGCATTTTCTTCAAATTAGAAGAGAGGATACTTATTGGTTGACTTCATCATTTGATGCTGAAGTCAACCATATCATGGATGAAATTTTTTTGAACATTGATGAGTATAACCCTGAAGAATTTTATGATCCCAATGATAATTTTAATATTAGCGAGAATGAGTTAAGGAAGAGGTTAGACAGCAAACTGTCTGTATTAAATATGCTTATTTCGTAA